The Scytonema hofmannii PCC 7110 genome includes a region encoding these proteins:
- the arsB gene encoding ACR3 family arsenite efflux transporter has protein sequence MGTHKPHIRTTQVKAGNNLSFFEKYLTVWVFLCIIVGIALGRFFPGVAVALDSMSIYQVSIPIAVCLFFMMYPIMVKIDFSQAANAIRTPKPVILTLVVNWLIKPFTMVVFAQFFLGWLFRPLIAGTDIIRGTDVALSNSYIAGTILLGIAPCTAMVLMWGYLSYGNQGHTLVMVAVNSLAMLFLYAPLGRWLLAANDLTVPWQTIFLSVLIYVGLPLVAGMYSRYWILKNKGQDWFERRFLKYLTPISITALLITLVLLFAFKGELIVSNPSHILLIAVPLFIQTNFIFLISYVAALKLNLFYEDAAPAALIGASNHFEVAIATAVMLFGLNSGAALATVVGVLIEVPVMLMLVEFCKRTAAWFPRDPEKATLRDPHCLTVSSD, from the coding sequence ATGGGTACACACAAGCCGCACATCCGTACAACTCAAGTAAAAGCTGGGAATAATCTTAGTTTTTTTGAAAAGTACCTTACCGTTTGGGTCTTTTTATGCATTATTGTGGGAATCGCACTGGGAAGATTTTTCCCTGGGGTAGCAGTGGCTCTAGATAGTATGAGCATTTACCAGGTGTCTATTCCAATTGCTGTATGCTTATTCTTCATGATGTATCCCATCATGGTGAAGATTGATTTTTCTCAAGCGGCAAATGCCATTCGTACTCCCAAACCAGTTATTCTTACTTTGGTGGTGAACTGGTTAATTAAACCCTTCACAATGGTGGTATTCGCACAGTTTTTTTTAGGGTGGTTATTCCGTCCTCTCATCGCTGGCACTGACATTATTAGAGGCACTGACGTTGCACTTTCTAATTCTTATATTGCAGGTACAATTTTACTCGGTATAGCTCCTTGTACGGCAATGGTACTCATGTGGGGATATCTTTCCTATGGCAATCAGGGACATACTTTGGTGATGGTGGCAGTAAATTCTTTAGCAATGCTGTTTTTATATGCTCCTCTAGGTAGATGGTTGTTAGCAGCAAATGATTTGACAGTACCGTGGCAAACAATATTTTTGTCGGTGCTCATTTATGTAGGATTGCCGTTAGTTGCGGGAATGTACAGCCGTTACTGGATCTTGAAGAATAAAGGACAAGATTGGTTTGAACGCCGATTTTTGAAGTATCTTACCCCTATTTCTATTACTGCCTTACTGATTACATTGGTACTATTGTTTGCTTTCAAAGGAGAACTTATTGTTAGCAATCCTTCACATATTTTATTAATAGCCGTACCGCTCTTTATTCAAACGAATTTCATTTTCTTAATTAGTTATGTAGCAGCGTTAAAGCTGAATCTCTTTTATGAAGATGCCGCACCAGCCGCATTGATAGGAGCTAGCAATCATTTTGAAGTTGCTATTGCTACAGCTGTAATGTTATTTGGTTTAAATTCAGGTGCAGCATTGGCTACAGTCGTTGGTGTTTTGATTGAAGTGCCAGTGATGTTAATGTTGGTTGAGTTTTGCAAACGTACAGCAGCTTGGTTCCCACGAGATCCCGAAAAGGCAACTTTACGCGATCCTCACTGTTTAACAGTGAGCAGTGACTAG